In Zonotrichia leucophrys gambelii isolate GWCS_2022_RI chromosome 8, RI_Zleu_2.0, whole genome shotgun sequence, one genomic interval encodes:
- the LOC135450903 gene encoding uncharacterized protein LOC135450903 isoform X1, which yields MCVILAAVVPRFTVDAFFFSSSEVEGPLLEQLMNEELQPLGSTHDGEVHGELSPRGGTPLWSRIVQDKPLTIKWKEEREWDPRVLQQGRHSSGWMLVLLKQCGRELLFRRFLYTLRGWRCSTVTLTGSGPEGMPRREMLESNIWKLNTKQKQKLEWREDHKAVPISSGVQAQMKCLLTSARVGADCGPCWVTSPGSLVPVVSSLWGWWMAVHEVSLAHMPALQWQGLTPGEAVTGLLGQRDSWSHHHTWAGFLDIFLDIDSLLLIGRGGRLRETSLFVSSMVFVSKLSGWAIVSLSKSKGYLSPRQLMTLYWAFILELLSPQKSIVFHYQVRLGH from the exons GACCTCTGCTGGAGCAGTTAATGAATGAAGAACTACAGCCTTTGGGAAGCACTCATGATGGAGAGgttcatggagaactgtctcccaGGGGAGGGACTCCACTCTGGAGCAG GATTGTGCAAGACAAGCCATTGACCATAAAATGGAAGGAGGAGCGAGAGTGGGACCCAcgtgtgctgcagcagggccg TCACTCATCAGGTTGGATGTTAGTGCTGTTGAAGCAATGTGGGAGAGAACTGCTTTTCAGAAGATTTCTTTACACTCTGAGAGGATGGAG GTGCAGCACAGTTACTCTCACAGGATCAGGCCCTGAGGGGATGCCAAGAAGAGAAATGCTTGAAAGCAACATATGGAAATTGAACAcgaagcagaagcagaagctcGAGTGGAGAGAG GATCACAAAGCTGTTCCAATCTCCTCTGGTGTTCAAGCTCAAATGAAATGTCTGCTGACATCTGCCAGG GTGGGAGCTGACTGTGGTCCCTGCTGGGTCACATCTCCTGGCAGCCTTGTGCCTGTTGTTAGCTCTCTCTGGGGCTGGTGGATGGCTGTGCATGAGGTGTCACTCGCCCACATGCCTGCTCTTCAGTGGCAAGGGTTAACACCTGGAGAGGCTGTCACAGGTCTCCTTGGTCAAAGGGACAGCTGGAGCCACCACcacacctgggctgggtttCTGGACATTTTCCTGGACATTGATTCCTTGTTGCTTATTGGTAGAGGGGGAAGACTGAGAGAGACTTCATTGTTTGTGTCCAGTATGGTTTTTGTGAGCAAATTGTCAGGATGGGCAATTGTCTCTTTATCCAAGTCCAAGGGATATCTGAGTCCAAGACAGCTGATGACATTATATTGGGCATTCATTTTAGAACTGCTGAGCCCACAGAAATCAATAGTTTTCCATTATCAGGTCCGGCTGGGTCACTAG
- the LOC135450903 gene encoding uncharacterized protein LOC135450903 isoform X2 → MNEELQPLGSTHDGEVHGELSPRGGTPLWSRIVQDKPLTIKWKEEREWDPRVLQQGRHSSGWMLVLLKQCGRELLFRRFLYTLRGWRCSTVTLTGSGPEGMPRREMLESNIWKLNTKQKQKLEWREDHKAVPISSGVQAQMKCLLTSARVGADCGPCWVTSPGSLVPVVSSLWGWWMAVHEVSLAHMPALQWQGLTPGEAVTGLLGQRDSWSHHHTWAGFLDIFLDIDSLLLIGRGGRLRETSLFVSSMVFVSKLSGWAIVSLSKSKGYLSPRQLMTLYWAFILELLSPQKSIVFHYQVRLGH, encoded by the exons ATGAATGAAGAACTACAGCCTTTGGGAAGCACTCATGATGGAGAGgttcatggagaactgtctcccaGGGGAGGGACTCCACTCTGGAGCAG GATTGTGCAAGACAAGCCATTGACCATAAAATGGAAGGAGGAGCGAGAGTGGGACCCAcgtgtgctgcagcagggccg TCACTCATCAGGTTGGATGTTAGTGCTGTTGAAGCAATGTGGGAGAGAACTGCTTTTCAGAAGATTTCTTTACACTCTGAGAGGATGGAG GTGCAGCACAGTTACTCTCACAGGATCAGGCCCTGAGGGGATGCCAAGAAGAGAAATGCTTGAAAGCAACATATGGAAATTGAACAcgaagcagaagcagaagctcGAGTGGAGAGAG GATCACAAAGCTGTTCCAATCTCCTCTGGTGTTCAAGCTCAAATGAAATGTCTGCTGACATCTGCCAGG GTGGGAGCTGACTGTGGTCCCTGCTGGGTCACATCTCCTGGCAGCCTTGTGCCTGTTGTTAGCTCTCTCTGGGGCTGGTGGATGGCTGTGCATGAGGTGTCACTCGCCCACATGCCTGCTCTTCAGTGGCAAGGGTTAACACCTGGAGAGGCTGTCACAGGTCTCCTTGGTCAAAGGGACAGCTGGAGCCACCACcacacctgggctgggtttCTGGACATTTTCCTGGACATTGATTCCTTGTTGCTTATTGGTAGAGGGGGAAGACTGAGAGAGACTTCATTGTTTGTGTCCAGTATGGTTTTTGTGAGCAAATTGTCAGGATGGGCAATTGTCTCTTTATCCAAGTCCAAGGGATATCTGAGTCCAAGACAGCTGATGACATTATATTGGGCATTCATTTTAGAACTGCTGAGCCCACAGAAATCAATAGTTTTCCATTATCAGGTCCGGCTGGGTCACTAG